atgaatctgttcccgtggacgggatatgcagctagcggtttgggaCCGTGGTGTCACTCAGGtatgcgcgggagaccttttttgcTCCAAGTGCAGCGAGAGTGTCTAGGTGCGGCTTTCcgaatgaatgagttggcgagtgcgaggcgattgatcgCGAAGCGATAGAGTGTGAGGCGAtttattgcgaggcgagtgcaagaatGCGATGGTCAACTGCTCCgagggtaaagactggtcagccaagacAGGGGCTCGGCGTCAGAAGTGCGCAAtcatcaactgcaaatatagatgggTATGAGCGGGTGCATGAAtttagacacatgaatctagaatatttattagattttacacgcatctagctgtaaaacgcatcgcagatttccattgttctgcccaacattattgacatgtatatgtgtatgcatattcagggcaacaatttcagtagacaatttacgTAATAATACatgggcaacaatttcagtagactgcatatttggagttgttatacagtatgaaatacaactctcaataaaccttatgttgcacgtgaatctgttcctgtaggcgggtaatgcaggtAATGCgggtatgcatattcagggcaacaatttcagtagacaatttacgTAATAATACatgggcaacaatttcagtagactgcatatttggagttgttatacagtatgaaatacaactctcaataaaccttatgttgcacgtgaatctgttcctgtaggcgggtaatgcagctagtgtatatatatatatgtatatatatagatatatatatatacatgtatatgtatgtatatatgtatatatatatgtatatatgtatataaatatgtatatatatatatgtatatatactcatgctacagacagtactgtttcggctattgaagcctcatcagtgcagctcagagcttaggcaagggacacaaatcccattaccaatgagagttgacttcctgccacgaaacaactaagttgtctCGCAGACTTtgagaaagtcaatgtgctggcaccagagtgctcaaatcacaaaagtgatgagctttgcacaaaggctaatagtgccgcacctctcacagagtgctcaaccaaaccgaagtaagggagcatatactcatgctacagacagtactgtttcggctattgaagcctcatcagtgcagctcagagcttaggcaagggacacaaatcccattaccaatgagagttgacttcctgccacgaaacaactaagttgtctCGCAGACTTtgagaaagtcaatgtgctggcaccagagtgctcaaatcacaaaagtgatgagctttgcacaaaggctaatagtgccgcacctctcacagagtgctcaaccaaaccgaagtaagggagcatatactcatgctacagacagtactgtttcggctattgaagcctcatcagtgcagctcagagcttaggcaagggacacaaatcccattaccaatgagagttgacttcctgccacgaaacaactaagttgtctCGCAGACTTtgagaaagtcaatgtgctggcaccagagtgctcaaatcacaaaagtgatgagctttgcacaaaggctaatagtgccgcacctctcacagagtgctcaaccaaaccgaagtaagggagcatatactcatgctacagacagtactgtttcggctattgaagcctcatcagtgcagctcagagcttaggcaagggacacaaatcccattaccaatgagagttgacttcctgccacgaaacaactaagttgtctCGCAGACTTtgagaaagtcaatgtgctggcaccagagtgctcaaatcacaaaagtgatgagcactctggtgctcatatatatatatatatatatatatgtatatatatatatatatatatatatatatatatgtatatatatatatatatatatatatatatatgtatatgtatgtgtatatatatgaatatataggtatatgtatgtatatgtatatatatatatgtatatatatatatgtatatatatgtacatatatacatgtgtatacatgtgtatatatttatacacatatatatacatatatatatacacatgtatacatttatatatatatatatatattagttctCAAAGTATATCCGTATGTGGTCGTATGtcgattactgtaagatttatcgtgtaactttttaagtatcagttattccttgctatcttatatttacacacatttagatattttgagaaatacaatataaatttacattttattgcattcttgaacttcttataacttttgaagtttataataatagttttcaaagtttgtttcattattgttattatttcaccttgccttttttaaacatagtttgagttttgtgtttgaagttttaaaattattcaTGTTCATACACCgttattgttttttattcagtgtctaatctttattattaatattagtaattcgtaattacttttacaacaaacatttgtaacattactgtaagattacctgttagattatctgtaagatttactgtaagatttatcgtgtaacattataagtatcagttattcctcactattttatatttacacacGCATttgtaaatctagatatatattttgagaaatatatatttagatttacattctcctaTTACATTCTTTACGTTTTTTAATAGTCTGTTTattacatgtattctcagaagttacacattgtctaatgcctccaaagaaaaTAACCTGCAGTGAGTCATCACAGGAAACGGGAAGAAAGACTTAGAAGAGACAGACTGTGGAAAGCCTTAGAAACTGAGCAGCAAAAAAACAAACGCTTAGCAAAGGCTAGAGAAAAGAGAGCATCACAGACTGAAGAACAACGCGCACAAAGACAAGCCTGTGATCGAGAGAAaattgcaactgtaagatctttggagACTGACGAACAACGTCCACAAAGACAAGCGTGTAATCGAGGGCGGATTGAAATTGTAAGATTTTTGGAGACTGACAAACGACGTGCACAAAGACAAGCGTGTAATCGAGGGCAGATTGCAACAGTAAGATCTTTGGAGACTGAAGAACAACATGCACAAAGACAATGGTGTGATTGAGAAAGGATTGaaactgtaagatctttggagACTGACGAACAATGTGCACAAAGACAAACGTGTGATCGAGAGAGGATTGCTGCAAGAAGATGCACATCTTGGAGAGAAAAGTTTAATGCAGCATTTTTGTACGACTGCTCTTTTAATTATGAGAGTGATTCTTTTTGTTCAATAggaaatatgaataaaatttgTCACCATTCTCAAGCACTCAAGTAGAAGGACAAAGCTCCAGGCATGTGTTGCGCTAATGGAAAAGTCAAATTACTAGTCATTACTGCGCCCCTTGAACCATTGCAAAGTTTAACGATTGGAGATAGTGCATATTGTCGCCACTTTCTATctaatattcacaaatataacaattgtttTCAGATGACATCTTTTGGAGCTTCAAGAGAAATTTGCGAGCAAGGTTTTATGCCCACTTTCAAAGTGCAAGAACAGATTTATCATTTGCACGGATCGCTTTTGCCAGCTGAAAACGAAaacaacaagtttttgcaaattttcttcATGGGTAATTCTGATGACAAAGTAAATCAAAGATGTGAAAATGTCTCAGGTGTCAGGCGTAGCATTGTCCACGATTTGCAAGACTTTTTTCACTGCTACAACATTCACTTTCACAACATTTCACTGCTACACTGTTCAGGAATTTAAAATCCATGGAAAATCTAACAGATGacagtttgaaaattataattcGTGCAGATAGGCGGCCAGCTAGAGAACATGAACGAAGATATAATGCACCCGAATTAGACAAACCAGCGATTGTTATTGTAGGACAAGACTTTGATAACAGAGATATCGTGTTGCACAAGCGACAATCAGGACTTAAAAGAGTTTCTGAAACGCATATATCCTACGATGCGCTACAGTACCCAAGCATATACTGGCAAGGACAATATGGATATCATCTTACAATTAGGCATGTGGCAGGTGGACCCAAACACAGGTAATGAAGCACAAAGGAAGACAGTATCTGCCATggatttttatgtttttaggaTAATGATATGAAACACAGGATCAAACCACTTACTCAGATGCAGAAACCTGCTCCAATTTCTGACAGACATGTTCGCAAAATTGAAAGTGATAAATTGGCTTATATTAGACATAACCAATGAAGACTTAGAGCTGACAGTTACATTCACCTAAGAGATGCTATGCTAAACGATGATGCACAGAACATCAGCCAATTAGTCATTCTTCCTTCTTTTTTTACTGGAAGCCCTCGATACATGCATGAGTATGTCCAAGATGCTATGACCTATGTCAGACAACATGGAAGGCCAgatctatttataacattaaCGTGCAATCCAAAattgacggatatcaaagaagCTCTCCTAGATAGACAAGCAGTTCATGACAGACATGACATTGTAGCTAGAGTGTTTGGGCTAAAAGTGAAACTACTGCTCAACTTGCTAACAAAGGGAAAATTTTTTGGCGTTTCTCAATGTTTCCTTTATTCAATTGAATGGCAAAAACGAGGTCTGCCTCATTGTCATCTTCTTCTATGGCTGGTAGAAAAGATACGCTCATTTCAGGTCGACTCAATAATATCTGCAGAAATTCCAGATAAAGACTAGGACCTAACTCTGTACAGCATCGTTATCAAGCAAATGATACATGGACCATGTGGCAACCTCAATCGCCTTTCTTCCTGTATGAAAGACGGAAAACGCACCAAAAAATACCCATGAGCACTAATTCATGACACTCTGACTGCTGATGATGGATATCCACAGTATACAAGACGAATGCCAGGAATGGGAGGACATTTTGCAATAATTCAACGTGGTGGTACAGAAATAGAAATTGACAACAGATGGATTGTGCCATACTGCCCTTTTCTATCGAAGATTTTCAACACCCATCTCAATGTGGAATATTGTCATTCGGTTAAATCtataaaatacatttgcaaATACATTCACAAAGGTAGTGATCAAGCAGCTTTTGTTATAGAAAATAACAGGGATGAAGTTACTACTTTTCAAACTGGTAAATATAGTTCCAGCAATGAGGCTCTTTGGAGGATTTTAGGTTTGCCAGTTCATCAGAGACATCTTGCAGTAACACACCTTAGTGTACATCTGGAAAATGGACAGCGAGTATACTTCAATGAGGAGAACATTGAACAACGGGCACAGGAACCACCAAGGACTACTTTAACAGAATTTTTTAAAGCATGCTAAAACGATGAGTTTGCTCAAACTCAAATCATCAAATGCCTACTTACTACACATGGTCAGCACAAAAAGTGGCAATCTAGAAGACAAGGAAAAGTGGTTTAAAACTGGCCTCGCATACGTGCACCAGATGCGCTGGGAAGAGTATATACTGTTCATCTAACAAACGTAGAATGTTTTCACTTGCGTGTTTTACTACACAATGTTATGGGACCTACTTCTTTTCAACAGCTTCAAACTGTCGACGGAATCGTTTGCTCAACATTTAAGGAGGCATGTCTCAAACGAGGATTACTAGAAGATGACAGACAGTGGCACAACACTTTTCAGGAAGCTTCAGTTTCAGATTCACCTTTTCGGTTGCGTAATCTGTTTGGTGTTATTCTTATTAGCTGCAATTTGTCTGATCCTAAACAATTATGGCTAGATCATAGAGAAAGCATGAGTGATGATGTACTCAGACAATTGAATCAACTGCAACCGCAGATCTTTAGATTTTACAGCCGAAATTTTCAACAAAGCTTTGATTTTGTTAGAAGACAAAGTCATTAACATTTCTGGTAAGAGACTAGAGCAACTCGGATTTACATCGCCATGCAGTGATTTCGACCTACTTCTACAGACAGAATTGCTACGGGAAACCAACTATGACATGGCAAATTTAGATAGATTTGTTAGCAGCACAGAACCAAACCTTACATTTGATTAGAACTTAGTTTatggaaaaattttaaaagctgtgGATGATGAGCGTGAAGCGATCTTCTTCTTGTACGCTCCCGGTAGAACtggtaaatattttttgctcaatATTTTGCTTGCTAAAATCAGATCTAACTGACAAGTCGCACTGGCACTCGCATCTTTAGGTATAGCCGCTATGTTGCTGAAAGGTGGAAGAACGTCTCATTCCATGTTGAAACTACATGTACCACCAGATTTAGAGTGCCTGGAGACTCCTGTTTGCAACATTCGTAAAGGTACTGGATTGGCTCAATTGTTGCCGACCATAAATTTAATTGTTTGGAATGAATGCACAATGACACATAAAGCAACATTGGAAGCTCTGGATCGCACACTTGAAGACCTTTATAACAGTGACAAACTTATGGGTGGTGTATGTGTACTTCTTGCTGGCGGTTTTTGTCAAACCCTACCGGTCATACCTACAGGAACTCCAGCTGATGAACCCAAAGCTTGCTTAAAGGATTCTTATATATGGCACTGTGTAGAAGTTTGTAAACTAACGACAAATATGAGAGTGCATATGGGAGGGGATGACGCTTTAGGGGAGTTTTCTgcacaacttttaaatatcgGTGATGGAAAGCTATCAGTTAACAATGGGCTAATCTCTCTTTCTGAAAATTGCGGATTTATTGTAGACACAGAAGACAatttactacaaaaagtgtACACAAATATTCACGAAAACTATCTTCAGCACCAATGACTGAAAGAAAGGGTAATTCTGGCACCTATAAATGACACTGTTGATGACATCAATCAACTACTTCTTGAAAACATTCCTGGGACTACGACTCATTCCTCAGCATAGACTGTGTTGTTGAAGAAAATTACTCTGTCAATTATGCTACAGAATTCTTAAACTCTTTACAACCTGCCAGTATGCCTCCTCATAATCTTCAACTACGCCTTGGTGCCCCAGTTATGCTTCGAAATTTAGATTTACCTAGACTTTGTAATGGAACAAGATTGATCATCGAAAATCTATCCCTAAATCTTATTTGTGCTACTGCGCTTACCGGAGCTGTGATGGGTGAAAAAGTGTTTACCCCTAAAATACCACTAATTCCGacaaatgtgccgtttcaattgAAACGTATTCAGTTCCCTGTTAGACTGTCATTTGCTTTGACTATCAACAAATCCCAAGgtcaaacactaaaaactgtcGGCATTCACCTCCTTACACCTTGCTTTTCTCATGGACAGTTGGTATGTTGCACTATCCCGAGTAGGCAGTAAAAATGGCCTATACATTCTCTCACCATTCGGTCAAACAAAGAACATCGTTTACCCTCAAGCGCTTCAGTGATACACTAGCAGTATGCTCAGCAAATTTTTAAGGATACTTTCCTCAGCAACAGTAActtttcattgttattattcatgatattttggtttttgattttgtatatcatttttctatcaattcatattttttgcaatcattGTGGTAGAACAGACTACATTtaaccattgcttgctaattatttcacgtttaaacacctttactgaTGTCTTACTTTTTCTGTAAATTGTTTGCATTGGTACAAACTGCCTTTCTCATGAAATGTTTTAGAGAATTTATATTTCCATTGTCATGTAATAAACTTCaacaataaaacatgtatacaattaaatattgtatacatgttTGGTGGTTAATatgcctactggggaacccGCCACCTTACAAAAATGGATAATACGCCATTTCTCTACCTCTTGGGTGGTGTGGAAATGACATGTCCACAAAtactaaaatacttttatttcattcatGGATTTTACGTTAGTTCTTTGAATTTAAATAACTTCTTCAACCATTTCTATTTGAAGAAATTatctttgtttgtatgaatattttaaaaattttttaatgtttctttTAACTCTTtgtttcaacatattttaactataattttatcacttatc
Above is a genomic segment from Watersipora subatra chromosome 6, tzWatSuba1.1, whole genome shotgun sequence containing:
- the LOC137398226 gene encoding ATP-dependent DNA helicase pif1-like; this encodes MLLKGGRTSHSMLKLHVPPDLECLETPVCNIRKGTGLAQLLPTINLIVWNECTMTHKATLEALDRTLEDLYNSDKLMGGVCVLLAGGFCQTLPVIPTGTPADEPKACLKDSYIWHCVEVCKLTTNMRVHMGGDDALGEFSAQLLNIGDGKLSVNNGLISLSENCGFIVDTEDNLLQKVYTNIHENYLQHQ